The following coding sequences are from one Chloroherpetonaceae bacterium window:
- a CDS encoding restriction endonuclease subunit S, giving the protein MSSYTISPTLNKSRVFILQKSELEKRWDPSWYIYLQSIQGFKDKKVPVKNLLLENPQYGANEIGIERLSNTEPRYIRITDINDFGELENVLGKTASVIEEKYFLNENDLLLARSGNTVGKSYLHKNVGYNCFFAGYMIRFKLDQTKVLPEYIFAYTQTEFYKKWIKAIQRTTGQPNINAEEYRSLEIPLPEKSTQDKIVKIYFDFIAQKQNNEAEADKLLSSIDDYLLKELGIKLPEPPKNTLKNRMFTRTLKEISNNRFDPFYHKEEFAVLDKILDNKMFIKFSTLIQVITKGETPLWKGESYVDSGIPFLKVQNISSDGIFGEITFITEELHKKMTRSILKGGELLYTMAGSIGIATYLPIDFGEANINQAIAKIILKDNLEIDKSFLLYIINSKICKKQAERFLTVSAQPNINFDQIKAIKVPVPPLDKQKEIVEHITGIRQQAQQLKDKTNELLKKASEEIEEILLN; this is encoded by the coding sequence ATGAGCAGTTATACTATTTCACCAACACTCAACAAAAGCCGAGTTTTCATTTTGCAAAAAAGCGAATTGGAAAAACGGTGGGATCCTTCTTGGTATATTTATTTGCAGTCAATTCAAGGATTTAAGGATAAAAAAGTTCCAGTAAAAAACCTTCTTCTTGAAAATCCACAATACGGAGCAAATGAAATTGGCATTGAAAGGCTTTCAAACACAGAACCTCGTTATATAAGAATAACAGACATTAATGACTTTGGAGAATTAGAAAATGTTTTGGGTAAAACTGCTTCTGTAATTGAAGAAAAATATTTTTTAAATGAAAATGATTTATTGCTTGCAAGAAGTGGCAATACCGTAGGTAAATCTTACTTACACAAAAACGTTGGCTATAATTGCTTTTTTGCAGGATATATGATTAGGTTTAAACTTGACCAAACAAAGGTTTTGCCTGAATATATTTTTGCTTATACGCAAACAGAATTTTATAAGAAATGGATAAAGGCAATTCAAAGAACAACAGGTCAGCCAAATATTAACGCAGAAGAATATAGAAGTTTAGAAATTCCATTGCCAGAAAAATCAACACAAGATAAAATTGTGAAAATTTATTTTGATTTTATTGCTCAAAAGCAAAATAACGAAGCAGAAGCAGATAAACTACTTTCAAGCATTGACGATTATTTGTTAAAGGAATTAGGAATAAAACTACCTGAACCGCCCAAAAATACTTTGAAGAATAGAATGTTTACAAGGACTTTAAAGGAAATTTCAAATAATCGTTTTGATCCATTTTATCATAAGGAAGAATTCGCAGTTCTTGACAAAATATTGGACAATAAAATGTTTATAAAGTTCTCCACTTTAATTCAAGTAATTACCAAGGGAGAGACACCACTTTGGAAAGGTGAAAGTTATGTAGATAGTGGTATTCCTTTTCTAAAAGTTCAAAACATTTCAAGTGATGGCATTTTTGGTGAAATAACATTCATTACTGAAGAACTTCATAAAAAAATGACAAGGTCAATACTTAAAGGCGGTGAATTACTATATACAATGGCAGGTTCAATTGGCATAGCCACATATTTACCTATCGACTTTGGAGAAGCAAATATCAATCAAGCAATTGCCAAGATTATTCTTAAAGACAACCTTGAAATTGACAAATCATTTTTGCTTTATATTATCAATTCTAAAATTTGTAAAAAGCAAGCTGAGAGATTTTTAACTGTATCTGCACAACCAAATATAAACTTTGACCAAATCAAAGCTATTAAAGTTCCTGTTCCACCACTTGACAAACAAAAAGAAATAGTGGAACACATTACAGGTATCAGACAACAAGCCCAACAACTCAAAGACAAGACAAACGAACTTTTGAAAAAAGCAAGTGAAGAAATTGAAGAAATATTATTGAACTAA
- a CDS encoding DUF4868 domain-containing protein, with product MILEELSEKLQEIKVKNTFLYFITRVLKPVFKKSSKVMDKYIFKVYQIDVVDEIQKHLHELSQEQLSYLAAKKTELQEYDIITDDTQKLFTYQMTNNAMSFADVVNKQLKSQPPRITSLEEIILNEELWAYCVGFHIKGSEWIYTFRKILSGKVAIDEKEGNKKSVIQKAIRTVFGTKSQKLELIQGETVNLDKQIDCIFYDDIFYIAKKTQFEQIVGLEEEFKEQAKEVLAVLEKTKMIEGLEVLEKQIEDNPSIHRKLVRLSKIGNYSALNTNTISKMQEISRLHNEKLKVKNDKILIEDEKDLSIVVKLLCDYYKKGEVSGKSYGTFAGEKLD from the coding sequence ATGATTTTAGAAGAACTATCAGAAAAACTCCAAGAGATTAAAGTGAAAAACACTTTTCTCTATTTCATAACGAGGGTTCTTAAACCTGTCTTTAAGAAATCAAGCAAGGTAATGGACAAATATATTTTCAAAGTGTACCAAATAGACGTAGTCGATGAAATACAAAAACATTTGCACGAACTTTCACAAGAACAACTTTCATATCTTGCAGCAAAGAAAACTGAACTTCAAGAGTATGACATAATCACTGATGATACACAGAAATTGTTTACTTATCAAATGACAAACAATGCAATGTCATTTGCTGATGTCGTAAACAAACAACTCAAATCACAACCACCAAGAATAACAAGTCTTGAAGAAATTATCTTGAATGAAGAGCTTTGGGCTTATTGTGTTGGTTTTCACATAAAGGGTTCAGAATGGATTTATACATTTAGAAAAATTCTATCAGGTAAAGTTGCAATTGATGAAAAAGAAGGCAACAAAAAAAGTGTTATACAAAAAGCCATACGGACAGTTTTCGGCACGAAAAGCCAAAAACTTGAATTGATACAAGGCGAGACAGTAAACCTAGACAAGCAAATTGATTGTATTTTTTATGATGATATTTTTTACATAGCTAAGAAAACACAGTTTGAGCAAATCGTAGGACTTGAAGAAGAATTTAAGGAACAAGCAAAAGAAGTGTTGGCTGTACTTGAAAAAACCAAAATGATAGAAGGGCTTGAAGTTCTTGAAAAGCAAATTGAAGACAATCCTTCAATTCACAGAAAACTTGTCCGCCTTTCCAAAATTGGTAACTATAGTGCTTTAAATACAAATACTATCAGCAAAATGCAAGAAATATCAAGACTTCACAATGAAAAACTAAAAGTAAAAAATGATAAAATTTTAATTGAAGATGAAAAAGATTTATCTATTGTGGTTAAGTTACTATGTGATTACTATAAAAAAGGTGAGGTTTCTGGTAAATCATACGGTACTTTTGCCGGTGAAAAGTTGGATTAA
- a CDS encoding DUF488 domain-containing protein, whose product MDKIRLQKLLFLFAKKQAKAEYDFIPYKFGCYSYSANADMTAMVTRGFLIEDEKTFAKKDPTDYLKQLKHSDLKLLQEVKSNYGNMSANALMKHTYINFPFYAIKSEVTGSILSHKEIEKITKAKPKSNKTVLFTIGYEGISLEEYLVRLLKNDVKVLVDVRNNPLSMKYGFSKSQLKKFCASVGIDYVHIPEVGIQSDQRQELKTQSDYDKLFAVYHKNNLAHTKAHQNEILKLLKQHNRIALTCFEANICQCHRKHLAEAIENLSGFDYEVNHI is encoded by the coding sequence TTGGATAAAATTCGCTTGCAAAAACTGTTGTTCCTGTTTGCCAAAAAGCAAGCAAAAGCTGAGTATGATTTTATCCCCTACAAATTTGGTTGCTATTCTTACTCTGCCAATGCCGATATGACGGCAATGGTTACAAGGGGATTTTTAATCGAAGATGAAAAAACTTTTGCCAAAAAAGACCCAACTGATTATTTGAAGCAACTGAAACATTCCGACCTAAAACTGTTGCAGGAAGTAAAATCCAATTACGGAAATATGAGTGCCAATGCTTTAATGAAGCACACTTATATCAATTTTCCGTTCTATGCCATTAAAAGTGAAGTAACTGGGAGTATTTTAAGCCATAAGGAAATAGAAAAAATTACAAAAGCCAAACCGAAAAGCAATAAAACAGTGCTGTTTACTATCGGTTACGAAGGTATTTCCCTCGAAGAATATTTGGTTCGTTTGCTAAAAAACGATGTTAAAGTTTTGGTGGACGTTCGCAACAATCCGTTGAGCATGAAATACGGTTTTAGCAAAAGCCAGTTGAAAAAGTTTTGCGCCAGCGTAGGTATTGATTATGTGCATATTCCCGAAGTGGGCATACAAAGCGACCAACGTCAGGAACTCAAAACCCAAAGCGATTACGATAAATTGTTTGCCGTTTACCATAAAAACAATTTGGCACATACGAAAGCACATCAAAACGAAATACTAAAATTATTGAAGCAACACAACCGCATTGCTCTAACCTGTTTTGAAGCCAATATTTGCCAGTGCCACCGCAAGCACTTAGCCGAAGCAATAGAAAACCTTTCCGGCTTTGACTATGAAGTAAATCATATTTAA
- a CDS encoding glycosyltransferase family 25 protein codes for MTGNTFAALNRTFAKIYVITLERAKDRQAQFQKSLAGIDYEVVYGVDKQVLSFETLRYAGDYHRERAMKLNRYVIERELTLGQIACSLSHRSIYERMVNNGIENALIFEDDAIPIAANLHRLEATLNDLPNSWELVYLGYTTHEKPISKSREWLYNSLYSVWHGHKYRWRAKDVPYLFPREYSQNLYLAGYHDCTHAYALNLNAAKKLFDLQRPVVYCADSALTHLITRHRLNAFAARAKFFDQADFALGHDGSTSYVVGKEG; via the coding sequence ATGACTGGCAATACATTTGCGGCACTTAACCGCACATTCGCGAAGATTTATGTCATAACTCTTGAGCGGGCGAAAGACCGGCAAGCGCAGTTTCAAAAGAGCCTTGCCGGGATTGATTATGAAGTGGTTTATGGGGTTGATAAGCAGGTGCTTTCGTTCGAAACTTTGCGCTATGCCGGGGATTACCACCGTGAGCGGGCAATGAAATTGAACCGATATGTGATTGAGCGCGAGCTTACGCTTGGGCAAATTGCTTGCTCACTTTCGCACCGCAGCATTTATGAGAGAATGGTCAATAATGGGATCGAGAACGCGCTCATCTTTGAAGATGATGCCATACCGATTGCCGCCAATCTTCATCGACTTGAAGCCACCCTAAACGACCTTCCTAATTCTTGGGAACTTGTGTACTTGGGCTACACCACCCACGAAAAACCAATTTCAAAATCACGTGAGTGGCTCTATAATTCTCTTTATTCGGTGTGGCACGGGCATAAGTACCGATGGCGTGCAAAAGATGTGCCCTATTTATTTCCCCGTGAATATTCGCAAAATCTTTATTTAGCCGGCTACCACGACTGCACACATGCCTACGCCCTAAATTTGAACGCCGCCAAAAAACTTTTTGATTTGCAACGGCCCGTAGTTTACTGCGCTGATAGCGCTCTCACGCATCTCATCACGCGCCACCGCTTGAATGCCTTTGCCGCCCGCGCCAAATTTTTCGATCAAGCTGATTTTGCTTTAGGCCACGATGGGAGTACTTCGTATGTGGTGGGGAAGGAAGGGTGA